A stretch of Ipomoea triloba cultivar NCNSP0323 chromosome 11, ASM357664v1 DNA encodes these proteins:
- the LOC115997332 gene encoding uncharacterized protein LOC115997332 yields the protein MFPQASYNKLLEINVISAHDLPPVSKTLRTYVVAWLDSAHKLTTKINHNGHVNPTWNYRLAFPFDDRFLDSDKSAVNFEIYNVAWLRDLPIGTATLALNSFFPPLTARKPAVRHAAIPIRRPSTGEIQGTLNVTVKLIHDSPPETESGSQLSVSTVNKRDDGETSGEDEDKIDGDQNPELEIKSAKSVKIVSEKDDGSPGDMKLRNCPSFSASYVSGMRPLPSEVAAGLKKGLYYFPREEDEYGSSIFENWSVPDETKSKSSKTVSWQVDHKGIPMAGKDHGSSAAWSSNTKRTKLSKNHRRGRSGGGLMSCFGNALGLRFRFICGSNSKEEKKKKKKEAGRQC from the exons ATGTTTCCTCAAGCCTCATACAATAAGCTCCTAGAAATCAACGTCATCTCCGCCCACGATCTCCCTCCGGTATCCAAAACGCTCCGCACCTACGTCGTCGCATGGCTCGATTCCGCCCATAAATTAACCACGAAAATCAATCACAACGGCCACGTTAACCCTACCTGGAATTACAGGCTCGCCTTCCCCTTCGACGATCGGTTTCTCGATTCCGACAAATCCGCCGTCAATTTCGAGATCTATAACGTCGCGTGGCTCCGTGACCTTCCGATCGGCACCGCTACGCTTGCGTTGAACAGCTTCTTCCCGCCGCTTACCGCCAGAAAGCCGGCCGTGAGACACGCCGCCATTCCGATTCGGCGTCCGTCCACGGGAGAGATACAAGGAACGCTGAACGTTACCGTCAAATTGATCCACGACAGTCCGCCGGAAACGGAATCCGGCAGTCAATTAAGCGTTTCCACCGTGAATAAACGCGACGACGGCGAAACGTCAGGAGAAGATGAGGATAAAATTGATGGCGATCAGAATCCGGAGCTTGAAATTAAAAGTGCGAAGAGCGTGAAAATCGTGTCGGAAAAAGACGACGGTTCCCCTGGAGATATGAAACTGAGAAACTGTCCGTCTTTCAGCGCATCGTACGTCTCCGGGATGCGTCCCCTGCCGTCGGAAGTGGCGGCGGGTTTGAAGAAAGGGCTGTATTATTTTCCCCGCGAGGAAGATGAGTACGGGAGTTCCATATTCGAGAACTGGTCCGTCCCTGATGAAACCAAGAGCAAATCTTCCAAGACTGTGTCCTGGCAGGTAGACCACAAG GGAATCCCGATGGCCGGAAAGGATCACGGCAGCTCCGCCGCATGGTCGTCTAACACGAAGAGAACGAAACTATCAAAAAATCACCGCCGGGGCCGCTCCGGTGGAGGATTGATGTCGTGTTTTGGAAATGCTTTAGGGCTTCGATTCCGGTTCATTTGTGGGTCCAATTCCaaggaagagaagaagaagaagaaaaaagaagccGGCCGCCAGTGTTGA
- the LOC115997627 gene encoding protein PHOSPHATE STARVATION RESPONSE 1-like isoform X1, translating to MMNARIQRSSEAQHSNVGVSGAMSTPLPILPSIEDKFPKLPGPLQVNHDHERTVHPLSSRMMNTSASSGGTLGHPTSSSSGSQKDLHISPQENKSSNYPFISNSSIDGPSLASLHSGIQSSALDSYPVGNGIDSWSKDECRDFLDYTTSIPAQNGQVETVAGVMSSDDHAKRTDWQEWADQLINDDDTLAGTSWSDILIDVDVPDPEPKLLLPSPDVPVPQPQTLQQTPALSEQNFAVASPSSAAALTKPRMRWTPELHEVFVEAVNKLGGSEKATPKGVLKLMKVEGLTIYHVKSHLQKYRTARYKLEPSEGCARLAGTLETKPASVPEEAASLDMKTTMGITEALRLQMEVQKQLHEQLEIQRKLQLRIEEQGKYLQMMFEKTRNMGKELKASDEQPPLSPPNDNQQLSDQDNANSELGSSNKTPEPSSQERNNACEPCDSAAGKDLDSPPQKRAKVDETTAPQ from the exons ATGATGAATGCACGTATTCAACGATCAAGTGAAGCACAGCACAGTAATGTGGGTGTCTCCGGAGCTATGTCTACACCTCTACCAATTCTACCTTCAATAGAAGATAAATTTCCAAAGCTGCCAGGCCCGCTTCAAGTTAACCATGACCATGAGAGAACGGTTCACCCGCTTTCTTCTAGGATGATGAATACATCAGCTTCAAGTGGCGGGACATTAGGCCACCctacttcatcttcttctgGATCGCAAAAAGACCTTCACATTTCTCCCCAAGAAAACAAATCTAGTAATTATCCATTCATTTCAAATTCGTCTATAGATGGGCCATCTTTGGCCTCTTTGCATTCAGGTATACAGTCTAGCGCACTGGACAGTTATCCCGTGGGCAACGGTATTGATTCCTGGAGTAAAGATGAATGCCGTGATTTTCTTGATTATACAACGAGCATTCCAGCTCAAAATGGTCAAGTAGAAACAGTTGCGGGGGTCATGTCATCTGATGACCATGCTAAAAGAACTGATTGGCAAGAATGGGCTGATCAGCTAATTAACGATGATGACACTCTGGCGGGTACCAGTTGGAGCGATATTCTTATTGATGTTGATGTCCCCGATCCGGAACCCAAG CTGTTGTTACCATCGCCTGATGTTCCTGTTCCCCAGCCTCAAACGCTTCAGCAAACTCCCGCGCTTTCCGAACAAAATTTTGCTGTTGCCAGTCCTTCATCCGCTGCTGCTCTGACCAAACCACGCATGCGTTGGACACCCGAACTTCATGAAGTTTTCGTCGAAGCTGTCAATAAACTTGGCGGTAGTGAAA AGGCAACACCGAAGGGAGTACTGAAGCTCATGAAGGTTGAAGGGCTGACCATATATCACGTGAAAAGCCATTTGCAG AAATATAGGACAGCCAGATACAAATTGGAGCCTTCAGAAG GCTGTGCACGACTTGCAGGAACCTTAGAAACGAAGCCAGCTAGTGTTCCCGAGGAGGCTGCATCTCTAGACATGAAAAC GACTATGGGCATTACGGAAGCACTACGGCTGCAGATGGAAGTTCAGAAGCAGCTTCACGAGCAACTCGAG atacaaagaaaattgcaaTTGCGGATTGAAGAACAAGGGAAGTACCTtcaaatgatgtttgaaaaaaCGAGGAACATGGGGAAAGAACTAAAGGCATCTGATGAACAACCCCCTCTCTCCCCTCCCAACGACAATCAACAACTCTCAGACCAGGATAACGCCAATTCTGAACTGGGTTCAAGTAACAAGACACCTGAACCGAGCTCACAAGAAAGAAATAACGCGTGTGAGCCTTGTGACTCAGCAGCCGGGAAAGACTTGGACTCCCCACCACAAAAGCGTGCAAAAGTTGATGAAACAACAGCACCTCAGTGA
- the LOC115997627 gene encoding protein PHOSPHATE STARVATION RESPONSE 1-like isoform X2 encodes MMNARIQRSSEAQHSNVGVSGAMSTPLPILPSIEDKFPKLPGPLQVNHDHERTVHPLSSRMMNTSASSGGTLGHPTSSSSGSQKDLHISPQENKSSNYPFISNSSIDGPSLASLHSGIQSSALDSYPVGNGIDSWSKDECRDFLDYTTSIPAQNGQVETVAGVMSSDDHAKRTDWQEWADQLINDDDTLAGTSWSDILIDVDVPDPEPKLLLPSPDVPVPQPQTLQQTPALSEQNFAVASPSSAAALTKPRMRWTPELHEVFVEAVNKLGGSEKATPKGVLKLMKVEGLTIYHVKSHLQKYRTARYKLEPSEGTLETKPASVPEEAASLDMKTTMGITEALRLQMEVQKQLHEQLEIQRKLQLRIEEQGKYLQMMFEKTRNMGKELKASDEQPPLSPPNDNQQLSDQDNANSELGSSNKTPEPSSQERNNACEPCDSAAGKDLDSPPQKRAKVDETTAPQ; translated from the exons ATGATGAATGCACGTATTCAACGATCAAGTGAAGCACAGCACAGTAATGTGGGTGTCTCCGGAGCTATGTCTACACCTCTACCAATTCTACCTTCAATAGAAGATAAATTTCCAAAGCTGCCAGGCCCGCTTCAAGTTAACCATGACCATGAGAGAACGGTTCACCCGCTTTCTTCTAGGATGATGAATACATCAGCTTCAAGTGGCGGGACATTAGGCCACCctacttcatcttcttctgGATCGCAAAAAGACCTTCACATTTCTCCCCAAGAAAACAAATCTAGTAATTATCCATTCATTTCAAATTCGTCTATAGATGGGCCATCTTTGGCCTCTTTGCATTCAGGTATACAGTCTAGCGCACTGGACAGTTATCCCGTGGGCAACGGTATTGATTCCTGGAGTAAAGATGAATGCCGTGATTTTCTTGATTATACAACGAGCATTCCAGCTCAAAATGGTCAAGTAGAAACAGTTGCGGGGGTCATGTCATCTGATGACCATGCTAAAAGAACTGATTGGCAAGAATGGGCTGATCAGCTAATTAACGATGATGACACTCTGGCGGGTACCAGTTGGAGCGATATTCTTATTGATGTTGATGTCCCCGATCCGGAACCCAAG CTGTTGTTACCATCGCCTGATGTTCCTGTTCCCCAGCCTCAAACGCTTCAGCAAACTCCCGCGCTTTCCGAACAAAATTTTGCTGTTGCCAGTCCTTCATCCGCTGCTGCTCTGACCAAACCACGCATGCGTTGGACACCCGAACTTCATGAAGTTTTCGTCGAAGCTGTCAATAAACTTGGCGGTAGTGAAA AGGCAACACCGAAGGGAGTACTGAAGCTCATGAAGGTTGAAGGGCTGACCATATATCACGTGAAAAGCCATTTGCAG AAATATAGGACAGCCAGATACAAATTGGAGCCTTCAGAAG GAACCTTAGAAACGAAGCCAGCTAGTGTTCCCGAGGAGGCTGCATCTCTAGACATGAAAAC GACTATGGGCATTACGGAAGCACTACGGCTGCAGATGGAAGTTCAGAAGCAGCTTCACGAGCAACTCGAG atacaaagaaaattgcaaTTGCGGATTGAAGAACAAGGGAAGTACCTtcaaatgatgtttgaaaaaaCGAGGAACATGGGGAAAGAACTAAAGGCATCTGATGAACAACCCCCTCTCTCCCCTCCCAACGACAATCAACAACTCTCAGACCAGGATAACGCCAATTCTGAACTGGGTTCAAGTAACAAGACACCTGAACCGAGCTCACAAGAAAGAAATAACGCGTGTGAGCCTTGTGACTCAGCAGCCGGGAAAGACTTGGACTCCCCACCACAAAAGCGTGCAAAAGTTGATGAAACAACAGCACCTCAGTGA
- the LOC115997626 gene encoding protein IQ-DOMAIN 1-like isoform X1 — translation MSLTQTSQTAPVRYSCLPTTSKCPEFAMSKIRPPLPLTPPPISFLTLILHGRVRAHKLLAHNRSKGSERKEREREERERERIKIFRQRFTKECFVFCSFRCAFENSEIWISLCICKGIMGRKGSWFSALKRALSSESKKKDKAAHKSKWFGKEKAADLGCSRAEAVAAMPPSEQEKLMEAESEQNKHAYSVAIATAMAAEAAVAAAQAAAEVVRLTAAAHSSGKSKEEIAAIRIQTAFRGYLARRALRALKGLVRLKTMLHGQSVKRQAASTLKCMQTLARVQSEVRARRVRMVEENQTLQKQLQQKQEKEQMVSEYGENWDVSTQSKEQIEANLQSKHDAAKRRERALAYAYTHQTLRNSSKPSHQTFMNPNNPNWGWSWLERWMAARPWESKTAIDREESNATSSRLDDSRPSPSPHKHARRPSFQSPSTPTSKPRRLRPQSPRGSCYGEDDSRSLTSAQSERCRRHSIAGSSVRDDESLASSPAIPSYMTPTESAKARSRMPSPLSSEKNYSTPEKAAVGSAKKRLSFSGSPGGPRRHSGPPKIDISFSKYLNVHS, via the exons ATGTCACTGACTCAAACTTCCCAAACTGCCCCTGTCCGTTATTCCTGTCTTCCAACGACCTCCAAATGTCCGGAATTTGCCATGTCAAAGATCCGACCCCCACTCCCCCTAACCCCCCCCCCAATTTCTTTTCTCACTCTCATTCTTCACGGACGCGTGCGTGCTCACAAGCTTCTTGCTCATAATAGAAGTAAGGGTTcagaaagaaaagagagagaaagagaagagagagagagagagagaataaagATTTTCAGACAGAGATTTACCAAagagtgttttgttttttgcagTTTCAG atgTGCTTTTGAGAACTCTGAGATTTGGATTTCTTTATGCATTTGTAAAG GGATAATGGGGAGGAAAGGGAGCTGGTTTTCTGCCTTGAAAAGAGCTTTGAGTTCTGAGAGCAAGAAGAAAGATAAG GCTGCACATAAATCTAAATGGTTTGGGAAGGAGAAGGCTGCAGATTTGGGGTGTTCAAGAGCAGAAGCTGTGGCAGCAATGCCCCCATCTGAGCAGGAGAAATTGATGGAGGCTGAGAGTGAGCAGAACAAGCACGCGTACTCGGTGGCCATTGCCACCGCGATGGCTGCAGAGGCGGCGGTTGCTGCCGCTCAGGCGGCTGCAGAGGTTGTCCGCCTCACGGCTGCTGCCCATAGCTCGGGTAAATCCAAGGAAGAGATTGCTGCTATCAGAATACAGACCGCCTTTCGCGGTTACTTG GCTAGGAGGGCATTGAGGGCTCTAAAAGGACTAGTGAGGTTGAAAACAATGCTTCATGGGCAATCCGTGAAGCGACAGGCCGCCTCGACGTTAAAGTGTATGCAGACACTAGCTCGTGTGCAGTCCGAGGTTCGGGCGAGAAGAGTAAGAATGGTGGAGGAGAACCAAACTCTGCAGAAACAGCTGCAGCAGAAGCAAGAGAAGGAGCAAATGGTGTCT GAATATGGCGAGAATTGGGATGTTAGCACACAGTCTAAGGAGCAAATTGAAGCAAATCTGCAGAGCAAACACGACGCTGCCAAACGAAGGGAAAGAGCATTGGCTTATGCCTACACACATCAG acGCTAAGGAACTCTTCGAAACCCTCACACCAAACATTCATGAACCCGAATAATCCCAATTGGGGGTGGAGTTGGCTGGAGAGGTGGATGGCTGCAAGGCCCTGGGAGAGCAAAACAGCAATTGACAGAGAAGAAAGCAATGCCACTTCCTCTCGCCTCGATGACAGTAGGCCTTCGCCATCGCCACACAAGCACGCCCGTCGCCCTAGCTTCCAATCGCCCTCCACGCCAACCTCAAAGCCGAGAAGACTCAGGCCTCAGAGCCCGAGGGGGAGCTGCTACGGGGAAGACGACTCGAGAAGCCTGACCAGCGCACAGTCAGAGCGCTGCAGGAGGCACAGCATCGCGGGATCATCAGTGAGAGACGACGAGAGCCTCGCCAGCTCTCCCGCCATTCCCAGTTACATGACTCCAACAGAATCAGCAAAGGCGAGATCGCGAATGCCAAGCCCTTTGTCTTCAGAAAAGAACTATTCCACGCCCGAGAAAGCAGCCGTAGGATCTGCAAAGAAGCGGCTGTCCTTCTCCGGCTCCCCTGGCGGCCCGAGGAGGCACTCCGGTCCACCAAAGATAGACATTAGCTTCAGTAAATACCTCAATGTGCATTCCTAA
- the LOC115997626 gene encoding protein IQ-DOMAIN 1-like isoform X2 — translation MGRKGSWFSALKRALSSESKKKDKAAHKSKWFGKEKAADLGCSRAEAVAAMPPSEQEKLMEAESEQNKHAYSVAIATAMAAEAAVAAAQAAAEVVRLTAAAHSSGKSKEEIAAIRIQTAFRGYLARRALRALKGLVRLKTMLHGQSVKRQAASTLKCMQTLARVQSEVRARRVRMVEENQTLQKQLQQKQEKEQMVSEYGENWDVSTQSKEQIEANLQSKHDAAKRRERALAYAYTHQTLRNSSKPSHQTFMNPNNPNWGWSWLERWMAARPWESKTAIDREESNATSSRLDDSRPSPSPHKHARRPSFQSPSTPTSKPRRLRPQSPRGSCYGEDDSRSLTSAQSERCRRHSIAGSSVRDDESLASSPAIPSYMTPTESAKARSRMPSPLSSEKNYSTPEKAAVGSAKKRLSFSGSPGGPRRHSGPPKIDISFSKYLNVHS, via the exons ATGGGGAGGAAAGGGAGCTGGTTTTCTGCCTTGAAAAGAGCTTTGAGTTCTGAGAGCAAGAAGAAAGATAAG GCTGCACATAAATCTAAATGGTTTGGGAAGGAGAAGGCTGCAGATTTGGGGTGTTCAAGAGCAGAAGCTGTGGCAGCAATGCCCCCATCTGAGCAGGAGAAATTGATGGAGGCTGAGAGTGAGCAGAACAAGCACGCGTACTCGGTGGCCATTGCCACCGCGATGGCTGCAGAGGCGGCGGTTGCTGCCGCTCAGGCGGCTGCAGAGGTTGTCCGCCTCACGGCTGCTGCCCATAGCTCGGGTAAATCCAAGGAAGAGATTGCTGCTATCAGAATACAGACCGCCTTTCGCGGTTACTTG GCTAGGAGGGCATTGAGGGCTCTAAAAGGACTAGTGAGGTTGAAAACAATGCTTCATGGGCAATCCGTGAAGCGACAGGCCGCCTCGACGTTAAAGTGTATGCAGACACTAGCTCGTGTGCAGTCCGAGGTTCGGGCGAGAAGAGTAAGAATGGTGGAGGAGAACCAAACTCTGCAGAAACAGCTGCAGCAGAAGCAAGAGAAGGAGCAAATGGTGTCT GAATATGGCGAGAATTGGGATGTTAGCACACAGTCTAAGGAGCAAATTGAAGCAAATCTGCAGAGCAAACACGACGCTGCCAAACGAAGGGAAAGAGCATTGGCTTATGCCTACACACATCAG acGCTAAGGAACTCTTCGAAACCCTCACACCAAACATTCATGAACCCGAATAATCCCAATTGGGGGTGGAGTTGGCTGGAGAGGTGGATGGCTGCAAGGCCCTGGGAGAGCAAAACAGCAATTGACAGAGAAGAAAGCAATGCCACTTCCTCTCGCCTCGATGACAGTAGGCCTTCGCCATCGCCACACAAGCACGCCCGTCGCCCTAGCTTCCAATCGCCCTCCACGCCAACCTCAAAGCCGAGAAGACTCAGGCCTCAGAGCCCGAGGGGGAGCTGCTACGGGGAAGACGACTCGAGAAGCCTGACCAGCGCACAGTCAGAGCGCTGCAGGAGGCACAGCATCGCGGGATCATCAGTGAGAGACGACGAGAGCCTCGCCAGCTCTCCCGCCATTCCCAGTTACATGACTCCAACAGAATCAGCAAAGGCGAGATCGCGAATGCCAAGCCCTTTGTCTTCAGAAAAGAACTATTCCACGCCCGAGAAAGCAGCCGTAGGATCTGCAAAGAAGCGGCTGTCCTTCTCCGGCTCCCCTGGCGGCCCGAGGAGGCACTCCGGTCCACCAAAGATAGACATTAGCTTCAGTAAATACCTCAATGTGCATTCCTAA